One Desulfovibrio fairfieldensis genomic window carries:
- a CDS encoding tripartite tricarboxylate transporter permease, whose amino-acid sequence MLEALQQGLHLIASVENILALFGGMLGGVIIGALPGLTGAMAVTLALPFTFYMPPITSLMLLLGIYKGSMYGGSISAILIRTPGTAAAACTVLDGYPLARQGKAGQALYMALYSSCFADMVSNLALIFCTGMIASFALRFGPAEFFSLICFSLTIVAGLSGASLLKGLISACFGLLLASVGMDIVFGTGRMTFNDVNLMAGFSFIPLLIGLFAIPEIIKATSPTPPPAIQADMGHSRLTWADFKRCFTSIFRGSLIGVVMGAIPGIGGAPAAYLSYSEARRYSKRAANFGKGELEGIAAAESGNNGVCGATLIPLLSLGVPGDIVTAVMLGAFMMHNITPGPLLFEENLPLVYALYFGIILSSLFLLISGFFCLRGADKITRAPRMVLFPAILCICLFGAFSINNNAFDILVLLCMGLVSMYMGKNHIAEAPFLVAFILGPLFEDNLRRSLLISHGDVGILWSTPICWFFIALTALSLFITLRKEWLERKKSPDPVEPPNEE is encoded by the coding sequence ATGCTTGAAGCACTGCAACAAGGACTGCACCTCATCGCCTCCGTGGAAAACATCCTCGCCCTGTTCGGCGGCATGCTCGGCGGCGTGATCATCGGAGCCCTGCCCGGACTGACCGGGGCCATGGCCGTGACTCTGGCCCTGCCCTTCACCTTTTACATGCCTCCCATCACCTCCCTGATGCTTTTGCTGGGCATCTACAAGGGCTCCATGTACGGAGGCTCCATTTCCGCCATCCTGATCCGCACGCCGGGCACGGCGGCGGCCGCCTGCACCGTGCTGGACGGCTATCCCCTGGCCCGGCAGGGCAAGGCGGGACAGGCCCTGTACATGGCCTTGTACTCCTCCTGCTTCGCGGACATGGTGTCCAATCTGGCCCTGATTTTCTGCACCGGCATGATCGCCAGCTTCGCCCTGCGCTTCGGACCGGCGGAATTCTTTTCCCTGATCTGCTTTTCCCTGACCATTGTGGCCGGGCTGTCCGGCGCGTCCCTGCTCAAGGGGCTCATCTCGGCCTGTTTCGGCCTGCTGCTGGCCAGCGTGGGCATGGACATCGTCTTCGGCACCGGCAGGATGACCTTCAACGACGTGAATCTGATGGCGGGCTTCAGCTTCATTCCCCTGCTCATCGGCCTTTTCGCCATCCCCGAAATCATCAAGGCCACCTCGCCGACCCCGCCGCCCGCCATCCAGGCGGACATGGGGCACAGCCGCCTGACCTGGGCGGATTTCAAACGCTGCTTCACCTCCATTTTCCGGGGCAGCCTCATCGGCGTGGTCATGGGGGCCATTCCCGGCATCGGCGGCGCGCCCGCAGCCTATCTCTCCTACAGCGAGGCCCGCCGCTACTCCAAACGCGCGGCCAATTTCGGCAAGGGCGAACTGGAAGGCATCGCCGCCGCCGAGTCCGGGAACAACGGCGTCTGCGGAGCCACCCTGATTCCCCTGCTCTCGCTGGGCGTGCCCGGCGACATCGTCACGGCCGTGATGCTCGGCGCGTTCATGATGCACAACATCACGCCCGGCCCTCTGCTCTTCGAAGAAAATCTGCCCCTGGTGTACGCGCTCTACTTCGGCATCATCCTGAGTTCTCTCTTTCTGCTGATCTCCGGCTTTTTCTGCCTGCGCGGTGCCGACAAGATCACCAGAGCGCCCCGAATGGTCCTGTTTCCGGCCATCCTCTGCATCTGCCTGTTCGGCGCGTTCTCCATCAACAACAACGCCTTCGACATCCTGGTGCTGCTCTGCATGGGCCTGGTGAGCATGTACATGGGCAAAAACCACATCGCGGAAGCGCCCTTTCTGGTGGCCTTCATCCTCGGCCCGCTCTTTGAGGACAATCTGCGCCGCTCCCTGCTCATTTCCCACGGCGATGTCGGCATTCTCTGGAGCACGCCCATTTGCTGGTTCTTCATCGCCCTGACCGCGCTCTCCCTGTTCATCACCCTGCGCAAGGAATGGCTGGAACGGAAAAAGAGCCCGGACCCCGTCGAACCGCCCAATGAGGAGTAA